GGCCCATCGGGTGCATTTCCACGACCTTGTGAATGGCTTCGGCATCCATGCCGGCCACGGCAGGCGTGTCGATCGTGCCCGGTGCCACCGCATTGACGCGCACGCCCTTGTCCGCCAGGTCGATGGCAAGGTGCTTGGTCAGGCCCGATGCCACAAACTTCGCCGGACCATAGACGGCCTGGCCCTTCTGCCCCGCAAAGGCGGAAATCGAGGACAGGCACACGATCGCCCCCTGTCCGGCATGGACCATCTCGGCTGCGGCGTATTTGCACGACAGGAACATGCCGCGTGCATCCACCGCCATGGTGTGATCCCACAGATCCGCCGTGGCGGAGGCCAGGTCGGCTTCGGGAATCACGCCCGCATTGGCGACCAGTATGTCGATCCGGCCAAAGCGCTTCATGGTTTCATGCATCACGCGCTGGATGTCCGCCTCGCTCGTTACATCCGCAGGTACGGCGATGACCGATACACCGCTTTTTTCAAACTGGTCGACCAGTTCGTCCAGCGCGTCGGTATTGAGGTCGGTCAGCGCCAGCTGCGCGCCCTCTGCCGCGAAACGTTCGGCCGTAGCCCGTCCGATCCCGCTGGCGGCGCCCGTAATGACGGCGACCTTGCCATGGATACGTCCGTTGGGGGTGATGGTCATGCTTTCTCCTGTTCTGGGTGGTTGCCGGATTCTGTCTGGTTGCGTGTGTAGCGCATCATGCGGGCTAACGCGGCAGGGGCATGGATGTTGCCCGCGCGTCAAGGTCCGGCCAGATGCTGCATGGGGAGGTCATGCTGATCGGGTTCTTTTGATCGGCGTGACACAGGGCCGGTTTTCTGGTGCTTTCACGTGGGGTGAGGGCGGTTGGCCCACCGGCCTGTTACGTATTCGTGCACGAAATCGTCCTGCGGCATGTTTCGGGCATGGGGGGGATGGCCTATGCTCGCCAGCATAGTGGTTTGCATGGATCTGGCGGACCGGCTTTCCTTGCTTATATGGAGGTCGCGACGTCGGTAAGCGGGTTTGGAGCATTATCGAGATGGCACAGAAGTTTCGGATCGTGATTGTAGGCGGTGGCGTGGCCGGGCTGGCCCTGGCCACGCGGCTGGGCAATTCGGTCGGGCGGTCGGGGCAGGCCGAGATCACGCTGGTGGACAAGAGCTTCGCCCACGTATGGAAGCCGATGCTGCACTGCTTTGCCGCCGGTACTGCAGCCAACGAGAATGACCGCATAAGCTTCATGTCACAGGCCAGCCTCCATCATTTTGAATTCTGGCCAGGTGAGATCACGGCGCTGGACCGGACCGCCAGAACCATTTCCCTGGCCCCGATCCGTGACAGTCTGACCGGGGAAGTGGTGGTCGATGCCCGCACGCTTGATTATGACGCGGTCGTCCTGTCCATTGGCAGCCGGGCCAATGATTTTGGCACGCCAGGCGTTGCCGAACACTGCCTGTTCATTGACAACCTGGTGGATGCCAACGGCTTCAATGATCGTTTCCGCATGGAACTGCTGCGCGCGTTCGCCAACAGTCAGGAACTCGATATTGCAATCGTGGGCGGGGGGGCGACCGGCACGCAGCTTGCCGCCGAACTGCACAAGGCACTGGATATCGCCTCGCTCTACAGCTTCGGCAAAAAGCCACCCAGGTTGCGCATTACCCTGCTTGAAGCGGGGCCGCGCATCCTGCCTGCCTTCCCCGAGGCGGTATCGGCGGCGGCGGTCAGGCAGCTTGAGGCCATCGGGGTCAGTGTGCGCGCGGGTGCCATGGTCAGCGGCGCGGATGAAAATGGCTTCCTCCTCAAGGATGGCAGCCGCGTGCCGGCAACGCTGCGTGTATGGGCCGCAGGGGTCAAGGCCCCGGATGTGACCAGTAAATTTGGTGGCCTCAAGCTGTCACGCTCCGGCCAGCTGGAGGTCAGGCCAACCCTGCAGGTCATTGGGGATGACAGCATATTCGCCATGGGTGACTGCGCCTTCATTGCGGAAAAACCCGTGGCTCCCACCGCGCAGGCCGCCCGCCAGCAGGCACATCACCTGGCCCGTGTCATGCCGGGATGGATGAAAAGCGGCGCCGCCCTTCCAGCCTTTACCTTCCATAACAAGGGCGCTGTCGTGGCGCTGGGTGACTATAATGGCTGGGGCACATTCCCCGGTGGCACGGTATTCGGTGGTGGCTGGCTGCATGGCCTGTCGGCGCGGCTGGTCCATCTCATGCTCTACCGCCAGCATCAGTTTGAACTGTACGGGCCGTTGCGTGGTACGATTTCGTGCCTGGTGGACTGGCTTGATGTGTTCGTGCGCCCCTCCGTCCGGCTGGACTGAGGGCTATGGCAGGCAGCAGGCAACCGGTTTTCTGACCTGCCTGCGTCGCTGAACAGGTATTTCACGCAGGCCTGTGTAACCCCTGTCATGCCATGGGCCTCTGCATTGTGGTCCACCATGGCCATGAACGGTTTGGCCAGGATGCTGGCGGGGGACACACCGATATCGAACTGCTCGGCCCGATTTCCCGCATGGCCAGCAGGGTTTTTTGGCTTTTCAAGCCACCAGCGGATCATCCGGGTCGCGCTGGGTGATGCTGTTGGTGGCACCGCACGTGTCCGTCGGTATCCAGCATGGGGATACGGGCGAACCGGGTCTTGAGATACGCCCGCTGGTAGCTGAAACCAGCGTCGATATCCTGATATAATTCACGAAAAAAAATCGTATGATATATTCCGCAGGTCTGTGGCTGCCCCTGCCCGCAGGGCCGGAACGGCATGGCCATTCCCGCCACAATGGTGCCTGTGGCAGACCGCACCGTGTGGGGAATGGGTTTTATATTCCTTTTCACGTAGGGAAAGAGGAAGAACAGGCGCGATTCCGGGAGGGCATGCCAGGCAGGAGACATGCTTTTCATATCGGTATATGTATAATTAAAAAAACACTATAAAAAACAGATATATGCGTATAGTGCCTTTCCATCATCTGTTAATGATACGTTCCGGATCATCGTAAAAACCAGATGCGGTGCTTTAACAGGCATGCCCTTGTGCGAAAATTTTAAAAACTTTTATAAAACAGCAACATATAAAAAATTTACGCTGGATTCCGGGTTTTTCGGATAATTTGCCGGAAGAATGTAAAAATATACAATTGACGTGATCTTATCCATATAATACGAAAACATTTAGTGCTTAAATGACGGAACATTCCGTACATATCGAACTGGTGCGTAACTATGGTGCCTTTCCTGAATTCCGCCACGCCTGTGACCTCTCGGTCTGCTCGCCACGCCGCACTGTGCGCCCAGGTCGCGCGGAGCGGCAGGAAGGCTGCTGATTTTCATGTCCTGGCCATGCTGCTCAGCCTGCCATCGGGCATCGCCATTATGGGGCAGAACGCCTGTGCGGCTGATCCGGCGCCATCCGGGCAGACCGGTCGTACGGGTGTCCAGCCGGTTTCGCAGCCGGAAAACGTGGTTGTCCATATCACGCCCCGGCCACCTATCCTGACCTATCCACATGCCAACCCCGTGGGCCAGCCCATGCGGATGGGCGGGGCGGAAAACCGCAAAAACGGGCACCAGTATGACTGGGGGGTGTTCAATCGCGGCAATGGTGAGGCGGCCGGGTTCGGGCCGGTGGGTACCTATGGTGTGGCACCCTGGGCGGAAGACTGGAGCAGGCTGCGTAATGCACGCAGGCATGATGACCCGTTCGATGTACTGAAATATATTCCCCTGACCCGTGACGGAACCGTATGGATCAGTTTTTCAGGCGAGACGCGGCTGCGCAACTGGTTTGAAAGCAGGCCCCAGCTTGGCACCCAGAAGCCGAATGATTCCGGCCGTTTCGGGGTGCGTAACCTGTACGGCGCGGATCTGCATATCGGTCCGCACCTGCGTTTTTTTGGTCAGTTGATCAATGCCGATGCCGCCGGGTGGGGTGGGTATGGCTATGGGTCGACCTATCGCAAGAGACTGGATGCACAGCAGGCATTCGTGGAGACACGATGGAACATGCTGGGGGCCAAAAGTGGTTTTATGTTCGGGCGGCAGCAGTTTCTCGATGCCCCTTCGTACATGCTGTACAATCGTGAGACCCCGAACGTGCCGCTTTCATGGGATGGGTTCCGGGCCTATATGGTCTGGAAGCGTGTCCGTGTGGACGGGTGGGATTTCGTGCAGACATACGACAGTGAAAACAAGATGTTTCATGATGTCGAAAACTATGCCTCGCGTCTGTACGGGTTCAATACCACCTGGGCGCCCCCTGATTTCACCTTCATGGGGCAGAAGGAGTATTCCTTTCTTGATGCATTCTATATTGGCTACAAGCTCAATGGTTCCGCAGGTGCCATTGCGGGGCCGAACGGGTCTTCCGTAAAGGGGTCGAATACACGCAACAACTTCGGCATGCGCTGGCATGGTGTTGCGGGGCCGATCGAATTTTCAGTAGGCGGCATCTGGCAGGGCGGCGTTTTCCGTCAGGCTGGCAATAATGCGGCGCGTAATGTCAGCGCCTATGCCATCAATTCCACCGTTGGATACCGCCTGCCCAAAAATGCGCTCGATGCTTTTGCCGGGATCCAGACAGATGTGTATTCGGGCGGTAATGCTTCAGACAAAAATGGTACGATCGGCACCTATATTTCGCCATTCAATCCGCAGACCAACTACCTCGACACCACAACCTACATGACTGCATCGAACCTGATCAGTTTTGCGCCGCTTATCCGTATTACACCATTCAAGTCCGTAAGCATCCAGATCAAGTATCCGCTGTTCTGGCGCGACAGTGTGAATGACCCGGTTTACAAATCATCGGGGTTCTACAAATTTGCCGGTAATTTCCATGGCAGGTTCATCGGCATGGCGCCGCAGGCCTCCCTGGCATGGCAGATCAATACCCATGTGTCGTGGACGCAATATGTCTCACGCTTCATGACCTCACGCGCGCTTAACGAGGCTGGTGGGTCAAGCGGTACTTATTACCAGTCGAATTTTGTCTTCCGGTTCTGATGGTCTGCATCGAATGGCAGGCCCTTTTCATAAACCGGACCAGGAACAAATCAGTCGTCAAAATTCCATGACAAGGAAAAATCATTCCATGTTCCGCAGGATATGCGCACGGGTAAGCGGGTCTGATACGGCAGGGATGGCCATGGCCCTGGCGGCACTGTGTGGATGTGCCTGCGCCGCTTATGGTGGGGGCATGACATGGGCGGACCTGCCGGAAGCAACATCTTCCATCTTCAGATATTGAGAGACGGTCCTGAAGCGGCTACCCTGTTGAAAAGGCCGTCAGTTACAACAATTTTTTCTGCTGGGGTATTGCCCGAAGACTTCCGCGAACGCCGTTTTCATGAATAAAGACGGCAGCCGGAAACCATGTTGTTTCATGCACCCCTCAGTCGGCATCGGGTCCGGCATGACCTGTTGTTTCATGCCACAGCGAGATCTGGAGCGCATAGGTTTTCTGTAAAAGGGGCACCAGTGCCGGACGCCCCCGGAGCCTGATCCATTCATCCAGTGCGGTGCGAAAGATGGCAATGCCACCGCGTGCCATCAGGCGGGCCGCGGTCTTGCGATTGCGGCGTTCGGTTATCCGCCTTGCCAGACCTTCCGCCAGGCAGTCTTCCCATTTGCCGTATTTCTGCAGGCTGACGCTCTGGAGGGAGGGGGTCTTTTCGATCAGGTAGACAAAGGCATAGGTATCATGCCGGTTGGCCGCAATATGGGGGACGAGCGCGGTAAAGGCATGCATCATCGCATCCGCGGGTGGCATATCGGCAGGGCAGTCGGCCAATGCGCCGGTCAGGGCCTGCGTCATGCCCCGGGTCCAGGCCAGCACGATATCTCCCTTGGTTGCAAACATGCGGAACAGGGTGCGGCGCGAGACCTCCGCCGCGTCGGCGATTTCATCCACGGTGGTCTGGTCATAGCCCTGAGCGGAAAACAGGCGCATCGCTTCCGCAATCAGGGTGTCGCGCACACGGGCCTGCTTGCGTTCACGCAGTCCGGGCCGGGGCGTGGCATCTGGGGTGGCGATGGGCTTCATTCAATATCCTCTCGTGCCGGTCCATTGTGCCGCAGGGCAGGGCGGACCTTCAAGACGCGAGAAAACGGGGGCTCACGCCGGAAAACAGCCTTCTTAAACACAAAAACGATATTATTGGAAGATAAAGGGTTTTGTCACGCCATGATGACACATGATCAGAAATAAAAACGTATCCTGTCCGAATAAAATATAGATATTTTTCAGTATGATATGAAATATTTTACCGAATTGTCAACGTCGTGCGAAAAATCATTCCGTTTAATGGAACGGATTTGATGAAGATGCCGGAATTCAATGGATTTTTAATAAAAATATTCCAACCTCTGCAACGCGGGCATGAATTTTATGGTGTGCATTGTCAGGCGTATATCCATCTGATGACCTGACGCTGGTTCTGGCGCCTTTCATGCCCGCCGTTGCGGCTGTTCTTACAGGATACTGTCATGTTCCTGTATGACAGGGTCAGGCACATATATTGCAGATATTGTATCTTCCACCAGCCAGCCATGGCCTATTTCATCTTTTTACCAAACAGTTCCAGGCGTGTCGTTACAAGATCAAAGCCCATGCGGACGGCAATCTGCCGAAGCATGACTTCCAGTACTTCATCCTCGAATTCGATGACGGATCCGGACTTTGCATCAATCAGGTGATAGTGGTTGCCATGGTCGGTTTTTTCATACCGTGCCCGACTGCCACCAAAATCACGCCGAAGCAGAATGCCTTTTTCCTCAAACAGGCGTACGGTGCGGTAGACGGTTGCAATGGAAATGCGGGGATCAATTGCCAGGGCGCGGCGGTAGAGTTCTTCCACATCCGGATGATCATCGGATTCCGACAGGACATGGGCAATCACACGACGCTGGTCGGTCAGTTTAAGTCCCTTGTCACGGCAAAGACTGGCAATGGGCGATTCTGGAATGTCATCTTGTGGCATGGCATGCCCTAACTGGAATAGATGCAGAAATACTGGAGCCCATGCAGGCATACATGCGGCCGTACCAATTATAATGATCAATAATTTCTATCAGAAATAATGTATTTTCCATCCCGATATGAAATCAATAACAATCAGGCGGAAGCTTGATCCACCAGGCGGCCGGGATCAT
This portion of the Komagataeibacter sp. FNDCF1 genome encodes:
- a CDS encoding SDR family NAD(P)-dependent oxidoreductase; its protein translation is MTITPNGRIHGKVAVITGAASGIGRATAERFAAEGAQLALTDLNTDALDELVDQFEKSGVSVIAVPADVTSEADIQRVMHETMKRFGRIDILVANAGVIPEADLASATADLWDHTMAVDARGMFLSCKYAAAEMVHAGQGAIVCLSSISAFAGQKGQAVYGPAKFVASGLTKHLAIDLADKGVRVNAVAPGTIDTPAVAGMDAEAIHKVVEMHPMGRMGRPAEIASAILFLASDDASFITGAVLPVDGGYLAQ
- a CDS encoding NAD(P)/FAD-dependent oxidoreductase, whose protein sequence is MAQKFRIVIVGGGVAGLALATRLGNSVGRSGQAEITLVDKSFAHVWKPMLHCFAAGTAANENDRISFMSQASLHHFEFWPGEITALDRTARTISLAPIRDSLTGEVVVDARTLDYDAVVLSIGSRANDFGTPGVAEHCLFIDNLVDANGFNDRFRMELLRAFANSQELDIAIVGGGATGTQLAAELHKALDIASLYSFGKKPPRLRITLLEAGPRILPAFPEAVSAAAVRQLEAIGVSVRAGAMVSGADENGFLLKDGSRVPATLRVWAAGVKAPDVTSKFGGLKLSRSGQLEVRPTLQVIGDDSIFAMGDCAFIAEKPVAPTAQAARQQAHHLARVMPGWMKSGAALPAFTFHNKGAVVALGDYNGWGTFPGGTVFGGGWLHGLSARLVHLMLYRQHQFELYGPLRGTISCLVDWLDVFVRPSVRLD
- a CDS encoding alginate export family protein, whose product is MGGAENRKNGHQYDWGVFNRGNGEAAGFGPVGTYGVAPWAEDWSRLRNARRHDDPFDVLKYIPLTRDGTVWISFSGETRLRNWFESRPQLGTQKPNDSGRFGVRNLYGADLHIGPHLRFFGQLINADAAGWGGYGYGSTYRKRLDAQQAFVETRWNMLGAKSGFMFGRQQFLDAPSYMLYNRETPNVPLSWDGFRAYMVWKRVRVDGWDFVQTYDSENKMFHDVENYASRLYGFNTTWAPPDFTFMGQKEYSFLDAFYIGYKLNGSAGAIAGPNGSSVKGSNTRNNFGMRWHGVAGPIEFSVGGIWQGGVFRQAGNNAARNVSAYAINSTVGYRLPKNALDAFAGIQTDVYSGGNASDKNGTIGTYISPFNPQTNYLDTTTYMTASNLISFAPLIRITPFKSVSIQIKYPLFWRDSVNDPVYKSSGFYKFAGNFHGRFIGMAPQASLAWQINTHVSWTQYVSRFMTSRALNEAGGSSGTYYQSNFVFRF
- a CDS encoding TetR/AcrR family transcriptional regulator, which translates into the protein MKPIATPDATPRPGLRERKQARVRDTLIAEAMRLFSAQGYDQTTVDEIADAAEVSRRTLFRMFATKGDIVLAWTRGMTQALTGALADCPADMPPADAMMHAFTALVPHIAANRHDTYAFVYLIEKTPSLQSVSLQKYGKWEDCLAEGLARRITERRNRKTAARLMARGGIAIFRTALDEWIRLRGRPALVPLLQKTYALQISLWHETTGHAGPDAD
- a CDS encoding Fur family transcriptional regulator — protein: MPQDDIPESPIASLCRDKGLKLTDQRRVIAHVLSESDDHPDVEELYRRALAIDPRISIATVYRTVRLFEEKGILLRRDFGGSRARYEKTDHGNHYHLIDAKSGSVIEFEDEVLEVMLRQIAVRMGFDLVTTRLELFGKKMK